aagttgtaataaaataacacatcatgatttttgtttaatatataacttaaaagaaattaaaaatataaactcatCTTGAGCATCCCGTATACATACGGACATGCGTGCTACTCGCATATCTAAGcagtattgttaatttatctaCAGTTGAACTAACCACCCGGCCTCCCTGGCCGAGGTacctttatttaaacatatccAAATGAGTATGCAGAATACTGTTCTTAACACATGGCCACGCTCCCTAAATTACTAGAGCTTTAATTAAAAGCCCAGCATTATTTCGCTACAAGTATTTCAACTACGAGCGCTATGACCTCTGATAGTTCTCTGAAATTTGCTCGGACGAGTTGTGTGGAATAGAAATTTGCTTTAGAATTTCTAGTAATAGTGGCTTTAGGCGTATTCATAATTGGAAAATTTTGtggctataatatttatcttgttGGCGATTCGTCGGCGTTCTGCAATGTTAACACTTTTGTATTCGATTTTTAGCTGAAGTAATAATTGATTTGTGAATCAACCATTGAGGAGCgtgtctatatattttttcctacTAACTGCTCCCCTTAGATACAGAAAACTTGCCTCAGTTCTTCATCCGTGTTCCATTAGATATTGCAATTGGCTTAAGCACTGTGAAATACTTAAGACTTCAGagagaaaaaattgtttgatagCTTACTAGCGTAATTAcgacataatatgttatttcgatggcgttaaaaaaaattgcagttGATAAAGATAgtagaattaatatatatctattactATGTACCACTATATATTTACTACttactacttttaaaaattaaacggaTGGCAAAATCTAAAAAGGCTATTCAAAAACCCGGTGCCTCAATAACGATTATTAGACTCGTGAGGATAGACAGACGACGAGATGAATGAAACGAAAAGTCAACGCCCGGTGAGAATGTTACCAACAAACAACCTTAATAACTCGAGGAAACCATTCATAGCGTCTTCATCTTGAGCTGTGGACtacaaattcaaataactGATTTTACGTTACCGGACAGGCTTTGAATACACTAAgtagaaattgtataaaatgtgGCTGAGCACATTTCCATCGTCAGGGGAATTTGCACAAGGAGGAACAAGGAAGAAGCGGGGGCACCCCTTTCTCTGGGGGGAGGGGAGGTAAGGGACGTCCAACCGCCCTACATACGTACAATGGTAGGCTGTTTACAGCGGACGAGGCACGCACGCGGCGCAGTTCTACGTTCTACAGAATCAGGGTCGTGGACCGGACATGCAGGGCTGCCTTCGCTgtgttaaaactttattaagttttgtcacccaaagaaaatgtaattctTACAATACTCGTCAGTTGATAGAATTTAtacttctaaaatatttaagaaatttgtagttaaattatttatttctctttctatttagaaatatataaaataaccatgacgaatttaatcaatttttaatttaataattttataacatttataatatgcaaTCCAGTCGTCTGGCTAATACAATTACAGCGTAATTACGTACGCATAACCCAGCCTCAGAGAGCAAAATAAAGCatatattaacaaacaaaatttaaaatatttaaatttgtagtgGTTTGAATTAACCCTAGCGTAGTAGTCGCCGCACTAGATGACGTAGGGAGGCATGGGCGGGCGGGGTGGTGGGCGCCCCCTCCAGTTGGCCACGCGGCCGGTAATACGAGTGCGCCTATGCGAGGCATGTATCTTGAACGGGCTGATATAACAGAGAAGTAGCCCCCAGAATCCAGTTTGTAGTGAACGGTCTGAATGTAACTCCACgggtttttatatgtatgtagtttaaagttattttattgaatcacaGCCATGCATATAAACcaccaatatttattacttaaatccAATTACGACAATCCAGTATAATATCATGGATAttactagtatattataagtagcacctgttttctttaatgcataaattgtaaattttttcatACCTTGAGTTTACCTATCTTTATGTAatgaattactaaattattgcAGTGAAATAGCATTTCGTAAGTGTGTATGACGAACATCAgtactaatatatatgtataaacctTACTTATTCAAATTACCATGGTCGTCGTaagataactaaaatattaaagtaaagcATACTCCACGTATATTGAAAGTGAAAGCTATTTTACATGTGCACGGACTATAGCTGCCCGCCCTACGTATCGGTAGGCAGGGCAGTGGTAGGTAACCGGCGGAGCGGCGTTGAATATATTTCGTAAGGTACATGTGTTGCTAGAAACGTATACTCTCCGTATCTAACATGTTTCTTTAAATCACGTTCGATTTTTCTAAAGGAAAGTGTTCttagtttgaattttgttATCGTAATGTAATGTTTTCCTATTACGGTGTACTGTTAAggtttaactatttatttttattctaggcTTCTGCAATTAAAAAtgaacacaatatatatacttcGTAAGAATCTCGTCTATTTGTATGCCTTATAGAAAAACACCAGAACTTCGTATTGCTTCGAAGCAACAACAAAAACTACTATCGTTTATTAAAGATATCAGTCGTAGACACTATgactataaataattgtgaaaTGTGCAGAAgaaattgtaattatgtattttaattttttaatgaaactcaTTACACTTTCACACACTATActtttatagttataaataagaGACAAGTTTGCTTTCCATCATTAggcgtttaattaataattaataattgtcattaaaactaatttggcaaaaatggcaaaaaactaaaaagattttaactcTTTTGATATCCTACATTTCCATTATACAGAATTCTTGCggtatactttttaaatagaaagttCTAAATATAGCTTACAAGTCCGAAGTGTAAGGACAGGAAGTTACACAATATGTTAGTATCGTTTACCTAATcgctttatttttatctcgAACGTAATTTATTCTAGACAAAACAAGGCTGTTgagttgaaataaataaaacaattgacacTCGCAAACTTTagaggaaaattaaaaataataattattaatatcatgtacaatatattgtaattctaACTATTGGTATTTATCGATTATAATTGTGAAATTTTCatctttatatgtatgtaaattgaGCAGTTTTAGCGTATTATAGCTTGtcattgattttataatttggtaCCAAACAAGCGTGCCAAGCAAGGCGAGAATTTTAAGGCACATTATGCTACGAACTGCCACAATGTGGAATTAGCTgctcatttaagtattttaaataccaaaagagcgtactaattcttaaagtTGTCGAGCGCTTCACCCTCGCATCTTTAGCATCGGGTGATTTAAtcagaaaacattaaaaaatagtaacatTTTACAAAAGGTACTAGACAGTCTAGCTAGCCTTCACATAAACTTCAGGATAAAACCAGTcactgtttttatatgtagttAATAACATTCTTCACTCGTTACATGCAATCTTTAAAGCTTATATTTCAGATTCTACTACACTTGTTCAGAAACACTAATAACGCAttcataatgaaaatattcatGTGGGTCATTGATTTTATGTTACTAGTATCATGATTGAACTTAAAGCTTAAAAGAGACTTATTGTGAAGTGCAGTGAATAGATTATTAGGCGTCGTACAACGAGTTGTCCGCAATAACATCGGTGCGTTCCGAAAGGCAAATCAGTAAATTCAATTAAGGGGTGCGcatttttcggacacaagcaAGGGCCCTTCCGCCGCGGGCACTCGCCCCCGCATTGGAAAATTTTCTCTCCAAAATTGAAGATATTTCGTGCTTCTCCCCGGGGGCGACTCGTTTCTCGACACTTATGGTCGGCATCCTCCGGGTGTACAGGAGGCTTTTTACATAAAGTCCACACGTATAGGTATCGATCGAGGGCGGCCGGACACCCTGTACGCAGATGACGGCCCCCTCCCTCTGACACCCTCGGTCCCCCTTTCATTATGTAAGTGCGTAATGCGTGCTCGCGCGGACCTGATTACAGAGCCTCTTTTTTAACTGACCTCTCTCGGAACgattaaacttaatttcagTCTTGGCTATTAAACACCATCGCCGCATAAAGTAACGTGTAAAATTCCTAGTATCAAGCCACAAAAGCAATCGTTATTACCTTATAGATCACAAAACTCCGCTTAGTACGTTTTTGTGAACCATTACACGATAGTAAAACGAATACTTAAGCTGAAGGTCCCATATAAAACGTATGATGCTAACAGTACATTGATTGTCCTAAAAGTAAATACCTATATAGTAACAAAAGgggattttctttatttacgtAACCCGTGTTAAAGATGTAAgctcgtttttatttaaattcattacagagtcaacaattatttaataaattatttatgttaagtaattaaaactaattttattaattattatttcatactttgaattacaagcaaaataaaaacaattgcgTTTATTGACTCAATGTTTTGAGGAAATCCGCTACGAAATAAGACTTTCTTGTTGATACAAAAGGTTGAGaatgcaaaaataatttatcaggCTCGAGAACTCGATAGTAATTTCTCTACCAACTTGCACAAGGAAGCCAAAGGTACAAAATTGTAAGAAAAGATTGATCAGATTATAACAGTAAGACCATTATTTACGCAAAACATTCAGCTCAGTTAATCGCATGTTTACCTCGTATTTTGATACTACGAATTGAAAGTGaaatctaaatctaaaacatttagtattatttttactgaatGAGCGGagttgtattgtaaatttttctattCTATTGGCGaactttttaaagtaatgaaaGGGGTAAGATTGAGAGGTTGAGGAGAATTGTACCAACTTAAAAGGAAAGGAAAATCTTGTTTCACAAAGATTCACAAAGagagtttatttatagaaacttTCTTGGAGATATGAAGtgatagaatattttaaatatagatctACTCTTCAAcgaaattcatattaattgctacaatttactttataataaatttattattttattaatttattgtatttatttttaactaagcATGTTATTTTGCgtttattaactataattatgttttacaataattgtgttaattgaaaatcgtgttttatttatatctatatattttatagtacctCGTtaaccaaaaaatattattcatttgaagaatatctaaaaataaataagttagcTAGGTGTTACTACGAACTTTGTTTtcacaaaaatactttatttataaccaGATGAACTCGTGAACTTCGTATCACCTACATCTATTTGTGTCCAAACGTAATACAACATACCAAAGATAACTTTTAACAACATCGATGAAACACACATTTCTGAAAgcatctataaatatatgacaatcaAGTGACACATcttaatttctaaaaaaaacaggAACACAATAGGAACagattttattggaaaattcaattgttGTTTTCAGTATGTTTCTTTActctttatttatgtttccaaCTGTTTACCCTTCTTTGGACTTCCACAAATAATTCAAGACCAAAATTATCCAAATCAGTCCAGCCGTTCTCTAGTTTTAGCGAGACTAACGAACagcaattcatttttatatagatataggtgaaatgtttaagtttacttaaaaatacatttatttatatgacttCCTGTGTTCTGTATTCTGAACGGTCAAGGTTAGAATTTTCATGAATGTTAAGTTCGCATTTTTTGTAGTAGTTACGAACTGACTGGAAGCACCTTTTTACTTGATGACTGTAGAATTTATATACTAGTTTAATTAGAGATTGAAATAGATTAGAACTAGATTAAAAAGTaagtttatatgtttataaacggggaggtttataattttatatatcctATAGGATGGAAAGGGTtgaatagaatattataattagagcCTGTCATTGTTGAATAGCCTGTAAACTTAGGtgaactttaaatttgaaaaatcatCAATAACGATTTATCATATATGCCGTTGGTATACATCCTGAGACTAAGCGCACGGCCTTATGATTGAAGGGACTCACTCCTAATCACTCCGACATGGCAGAAATGATgtcaaacttaatataataaaaaaataataacttaatgtaataagaaaatatacgtGGAATTGTATCTCATTCTGGggtttttgaatttgataacAATAAgatactttgttttaaatatattatataatataacaaaattatataaattgtaccaATTTTTATCTGTAAGGCCCGCTCGATCCAGATGTCTCCTTGCCAGACATAACGACATACATACTTTTTatgacatttaatatttccgtAGGacgaaatatacataatatacaaaattaggATTATTACATGATATGACAAacaaacacataaaataatataacaaagcgGTTGTTCGGcgaaattacataaaaagttaGAAGTAAAActacaatgaaataaatatatttaataatttgtaatgcCTTAGCtagtaagaaatatattatttgaattcaatCTCAAAACCTTttccttattaaatttaattgccaCGTCATCTACTTTATATAAGCAGAACTGAATAGCAATCCAAACTCTATTCGACTCTAAGAACCATAAAGCACAACTATAACGTTGTTTTGTATAAGCACTCACCAGATGGCGTAAAAGATGTTTACTATGCTATCGAACGATTTGTTTGAAGTTGGTTCTAAGGGGAGCATTCTGTATTTTGTAGGATTTTGTATTACTGCgtggaaatataaataataaagtatcatGGTAAAAGTGTAAAAGTCGCCTCTTATGAAGCCGGTAGTTAAAAACCATCTGTCaaagaaattgaaaacttGCCTTTCGGTGTTGGGGATAAACTTAACACTTACATTAATACTAAATACGAAGAAGACGTATCATTAAAAGCCAACGAAACCACCAAATctcatttacaaaaaaatacgttgCTTATAATCATTAATTGGAATTTGATTGACAAGTAATGTCTCTACATATGTCATTTATTCTGTTAAGTACATTAGGAGCCggtcaagtattacgtaaacaTAATAAGGGGATCAAGTGTAgggtctttgattttcttatttttgatTACAAGGTAATGTGGCATCTAGATTGTGATTACGTCAGgggtaattatttactttttacacacATGCATGAAAAAATCGCTCGGGCCAAATTTTACAATCGTTTTCACTGATTTGTGATATGCATTGTCTTGATAAAACTGCGCTTAACTTTTTTTCTTCATTCTTCAAATGGGGCCTTTTTTCCGTGATTTTGTTATTCAAATCAATAACGCTACGTAATATTCGCTGTGATAGTGTTTACCTTATAAGAATGATCGATGAATAATGTACCATGCGCACCCCAAAATATTCATATCTTAACTTTCCCAGCTGACTTTTGCGTCTTTCCACGTTTGGGAGTTGGTTCATTCTCGGGGCTCAACGGTTAATATTTCTGGGGCAGAGCCCACATAATGAATGAACACATTTATAGAGCCAGCCATGGtttcattagttttttttttccaaaagaaatttttaacacacaaatctcatttttattaatttttttaaacaactatttttttcaCTCAAAATAGTAGTATCTTACAAATTAATTGTACAATATTTGTCACTTTATAGACATGTCTTTTAAAGGTTAGTTAGggctaataaaaaatctaatttatttaatactagtagcgccatctatgtgTTAGCCTACGAACTTTTCTGCCCAcctaatatgtattgtatttgttaaatttcatAGTATTTGTTAGATTAAGATCACAAGGAATTTAAAATGTGGTTATGTTTGGTTTGAGGTCtgatcttcttcttcttcagtTGCTATTTGCAGTTTTGATTATAGAGTTTGAACTTTTGTCAGTTAATACTCACATTCGTGAATTCAAAAAGTCTCTATCTACGGTTAGTTTTATCTCGCTTACCGTAAGTACaccgttcattttttttatttacttcatttaAGTCAACGTCCTCGTGTAATTTTTGTGTTAGAGATGCttcattattcttatttttaaattcttttacgGTAGTTTTGTATCTAAAAATAACGTGCTTTTGGAGATGGTTTAAAAGACTTTCTCTCAGTCgtgaaattaaacaaagatttcccttaagcttatttatttaatactgtaaCAAAACAGAGTCCACTCCTTTCTTAAGTAAGCGGAATGGTATACTGAATTTTACTtaaagtaaaatgtatatgaaatacaGTTTATAACGATCCGTTTTATTGACACAGTCTTACGATAACTAATCGTTAAAagctgtattttatataatatgtaatacttgCATTTTAAGACTAAAATGTATCTATATCTATGAAAATAGGAATGATTTTCATTAAGAAAACCTATGAGACAtttgatacaaaataattgtatgtattaaagttttacaaaatagtgaattttgataatatttcaataacacTTTTAGTtctaaaagatataattttttgaggACAGTGTGTTTGAGCTTTTGTATACTGTAGATAAAAATGCATTACACAATTTGCCTCAAGCGATTAGAGACAGTTAATGTAACAACAAGATTGTTACaatcacattttaaaaatatgtactggtatctattttaaaagaaaacatccaATTTGATCTGAGGAATACAGAAATTTcgaatgtttattatataaaaacaacaatttactATTAAGAATACCTACTAACATCTCAAAAATACTTAATGTTTCTATGGTATGGTATTAGTAGTTGAATCTgcaattattgaaaataatacttatgcaATGCTGCAATTAAACATTTCTACTAAACTAGAATAacataagataataataaccaCGTCATATTCCTTTCTATTAGTTGAAATATTCCAAAATGGTGCACTTTAACAATCACGAGTATTCTTAAAGGCACTAATGTAAAACttagtcatttattttaactgccTTACATAGCTGTattcaaagtatttttgttatttttaataatgatcactttgtaaaataagtaaaatgtaGTGGATAATAAAGCCCGTGGTTTCGactcataaatatttcttttaatgttccaCGAAAATTTTCAACTGAGAAATAGTTGTATACGATTGTTGACTTTTAAAGAGATATTTAGATACTATGTAGTAATTTATCCTTGAGAAGTCAATGCACTTACGATCaatcattttttatagtcTGTATAACTGATTTCACAGTTTAACCTagtgtttgtttaaaaatacaactatTTATCAAACATCACAGtcgacttttaaatatatcccagaaattataaactatttatgtattataaaaacattaaaatacagtAGGTATTCTCAGCATATTGTCAACGTTTTcaaaacgaataaaataatttttgtatattacgcAATGTAATTCATGCTTTTCCTAAACTAATGATTTATCACATTTCATTAATGCACTAGAAAAATTCTCACACATTTCATtcagttatatataatgatcCTATCTACAGAGGGCTTAACCTATATAAATGGCTATAGAGATTCGGGCTTCAAAACTTTAGAAAAATAGCCTTCTAAACAAAATCAAGTCAGGTAATAATCGTTAAACTCGAACTACAATATTTGGACATCGCATACAACTTAACGGAGAATTtctaaaacacatttatttaaattgtattatttgtataaaattgaataaaaatgaaattataagaTAGTAAGTAACccttaacaatttatttgagCCTTACATTTTATAGTCTTGTCGTTGATGTCTTACTCTTCTCCTTTGATTATGTCTAGAATGCTTACATAGGCTCCGGTGAGGAATCCCAGTATTCCGAATGAAACCAAGAACatatttttccataggacCCAGTTGAATCGGCCAAGCCCGTTTGGCCTGTCCCAATAAGTAACAGTTTCGATGACAGCAGGGAATATTAGACCCAAGAAGGAGAGACAGACAGCACCAACAAGAGAGATGAAAGGTCCAAGATTAGGTATAGCGATAGCAATACCgagtgttattattataatcgtaATTCTAATTGTATATTCCGCGAGGTTTTTCTTAGCTCCGAATCTGTGGCGTATATTTTTCCAGATTATTTCCATTGGCACGTAGAACTGAAGACTATAGGTGAAAAAAATGGCTACAGCGATCATCAACTTGACACATTGGcccaatctaaaaataaaattatgaattttattatcacaaatttaagtgaaaatgttacaaattttATGACTTTGTAGACAGACAACAAGAACTTTATATACATGATAtagtgaattaattataatatgtacgtatgtttatttcagtaatatttttaaataaacaaaaatatgtaagctTACACTTCATCTTGCGGCAAGTTCAATGTAATACTTCCAGAAGTTCCATCTCCGTATTTCAAATATCCGAAGAATCCAACCAAAGCGTAAAGTGATACGACAAAGAACATCCCGGTGTTGAGTACTCCAGGACATCCGATGAAATGAGTAGGTGTCTTCATGTTATTTTCAAGAGGCATAACAACACCGATTCCTTCCAAGGCGAATATGGCCGTGCCGAAGAACGTTGGTAGACGAGCGACACCCGCAAACTGCTTTCTTTCACTAATAGCGGGAATATCTTGAAAAAGATAGTAGAATGTGATAACCATTCCAGTTCCAACCAAAAGATTCGCAATCA
Above is a genomic segment from Pieris rapae chromosome Z, ilPieRapa1.1, whole genome shotgun sequence containing:
- the LOC110999654 gene encoding proton-coupled amino acid transporter-like protein pathetic isoform X2 codes for the protein MEIPGRDVEGDEDFNPFEHRKLAHPTSDMDTLIHLLKGSLGSGILAMPMAFMNAGLYFGLVATFLIGGICTYCVHILVKTSHELCKRMQKPSLGFAETAEAAFLSGPPAAHKFSRLAKAMINWFLVIDLLGCCCVYIVFVSKNIKQVVDNYTLDSEWLPHDVDVRIYMAVLLPLLISMNLIRNLKYLAPFSMIANLLVGTGMVITFYYLFQDIPAISERKQFAGVARLPTFFGTAIFALEGIGVVMPLENNMKTPTHFIGCPGVLNTGMFFVVSLYALVGFFGYLKYGDGTSGSITLNLPQDEVLGQCVKLMIAVAIFFTYSLQFYVPMEIIWKNIRHRFGAKKNLAEYTIRITIIIITLGIAIAIPNLGPFISLVGAVCLSFLGLIFPAVIETVTYWDRPNGLGRFNWVLWKNMFLVSFGILGFLTGAYVSILDIIKGEE